The proteins below are encoded in one region of Flammeovirga kamogawensis:
- a CDS encoding GAF domain-containing protein: MIKPEIPKTEKIRLEDLASYDLFNSIDKVDYQNIAKIAAQICNTSICMISVIDNEKQWFKATYGIEATEGLREMSFCGHALNKPGEIMIVEDARLDERFHDHPFVTEDPHVIFYAGVPLVTNKGNPLGTICVIDDKPKTLTEGQQETLMALSCQVMRLFELRKKNHILKELNNNLNSHNVVLEKFIFQSSEDILGPMNSIESLANLLSLYRIEDPQVLQIIDNLQKSVDDLRNLMDGLKNYQSN; this comes from the coding sequence ATGATAAAGCCCGAAATACCAAAAACAGAAAAAATAAGGTTAGAAGATTTAGCATCTTATGACTTATTTAATAGCATTGATAAAGTAGACTATCAGAATATTGCAAAAATAGCTGCACAAATTTGTAATACATCTATTTGTATGATAAGTGTAATTGATAATGAAAAGCAGTGGTTTAAAGCAACTTACGGAATTGAAGCAACAGAAGGTTTAAGAGAGATGTCTTTTTGTGGGCATGCGTTAAATAAACCGGGAGAAATAATGATTGTTGAAGATGCACGTTTAGATGAGAGATTCCATGATCATCCATTTGTAACCGAAGACCCACATGTAATATTTTATGCAGGAGTACCACTAGTAACAAATAAGGGAAACCCACTAGGTACTATTTGTGTAATTGATGATAAACCAAAAACACTTACCGAAGGACAACAAGAAACTTTGATGGCTTTATCTTGTCAAGTTATGCGATTGTTTGAGTTAAGAAAGAAAAACCATATTCTAAAAGAACTAAATAATAATTTAAATAGCCACAATGTTGTTCTCGAAAAATTTATATTTCAATCTTCAGAAGATATTCTTGGACCGATGAACTCTATTGAAAGTTTAGCAAACTTGTTAAGTCTTTACAGAATTGAAGATCCTCAAGTATTACAAATAATAGATAACCTTCAGAAATCAGTAGATGATCTAAGAAATTTAATGGATGGATTGAAAAATTATCAGAGTAATTAG